TCAGTTCGCCGACCTGCGGGAAGACCCGCGGATCGGCGATCGAGACATATTTCCGGAGGAACACCAGCGATGAAGACGGCGGAGATCAAGCGGCGGTATCTCGCCCATTTCGAGGCGAATGGCCACGCTGTGGTGCCGTCCGCTCCGCTGCCCGCCATCAGCGACCCGAACCTGCTGTTCGTCAACGCCGGCATGGTGCAGTTCGTTCCGTACTTCCTGGGTCAGCAGACTGCCCCGTACCAGCGGGCGGTCAGCGTGCAGAAGTGCATCCGCACCCCGGACATCGACGAGGTCGGCAAGACCAGCCGGCACGGCACGTTCTTCCAGATGAACGGCAACTTCTCCTTCGGCGACTACTTCAAGGCCGGCGCGATCCCGCTCGCGTGGGAGTTGTCCACGAAGCCGATCGCCGAGGGTGGTTACGGTCTGGATCCGGAGCGGATCTGGCCGACGGTCTACCTCGACGACGACGAGGCGTACGAGATCTGGCGGTCGGTGGGCGTGCCGGCCGAGCGGATCGTCCGCCGGGGTAAGGCGGACAACTTCTGGTCGATGGGCATTCCCGGGCCGTGCGGCCCGTCGTCGGAGCTGTTCTACGACCGCGGCCCGGAGTACGGCCGCGAGGGCGGCCCGGCGGTCGACGAGGACCGGTACATGGAGTACTGGAACCTCGTCTTCATGCAGTTCGAGCGCGGTCCGGGCACGACCAAGGAGGACTACCCGATCCTGGGTGACCTGCCGGCGAAGAACATCGACACCGGCATGGGCCTGGAACGGATGGCCTCGATCCTGCAGGGTGTCGACAACCTCTACGAGATCGATGAGGTGCGGCCGATCCTGGCGCGGGCGGCCGAGCTGACCGGCAAGCGCTACGGCGCGCACTCCGGCCACGTGGCGAGTGAGTCGCACCCGGACGACGTGCGGCTGCGGGTGATCGCGGATCACGTGCGGACGGCGCTGATGCTGATCGGCGACGGTGTGACCCCGTCCAACGAGGGTCGCGGTTACGTGCTGCGGCGGATCATGCGTAGGGCGATCCGGTCGATCCGGCTGCTCGGCTGGCAGGACCGGGCGCTGCCCGAGCTGCTGCCGGTGGCCCGGGACTGCATGGCCCCGTCGTATCCGGAGCTGGCGACCGACTTCGACCGGATCGCGGATTACGCGTACGCGGAGGAGGAGGCGTTCCTGTCCACCCTGCGTGCGGGGACCACGATCCTGGACACCGCGATCGCCGAGACCCGTACCGCGGGTGGTTCCGCGTTGTCCGGGGCGAAGGCGTTTCAGCTGCACGACACGTACGGCTTCCCGATCGACCTGACCCTGGAGATCGCCGCGGAGCAGGGTCTCGCGGTCGACGACGAGGGTTTCCGGCGGCTGATGGCCGACCAGCGGACCCGGGCGAAGGCGGACGCGCAGGCCCGTAAGACGGGGCATGTCGACCTGTCGTCGTACCGGTCGGTGCTCGACTCGGGTGGTCCGGTGACGTTCACCGGTTACAGCGAGGTGGCCCGCGAGTCGACGGTGCGGGCGCTGCTCGGCGCCGACGGCCCGCGCCAGGCGGCGACCGAGGGCGACACCATCGAGTTGGTCCTCGACACGACCCCGTTCTACGCCGAGGGCGGTGGCCAGCAGCCCGACCAGGGCATGATCACCGTTGGTGGCGGGCAGGTCGAGGTGCTCGACGTGCAGCAGCCGGTGCCCGGTCTGATCGTGCACCGGGCCCGGGTGATCCGGGGCGAGGTGCGCGCCGGTGAGACGGGGTACGCCGAGATCGACACGACTCGGCGGCGGGCGATCTCCCGGTCGCACACGGCCACCCACCTGGTGCACCAGACCATGCGGAACTTCCTCGGTGAGTCGGCCACGCAGGCGGGTTCGCTGAACGCGCCTGGCCGGCTCCGGTTCGACTTCAACACCCCGACCGGTGTGTCGCCAACCGTCCTGCGGGATGTGGAGCAGCAGGTCAACGAGGTGCTCCTGGCCGACCTGGAGGTGCACGCCTTCATCACCTCGCTGGACGAGGCGCGGCGGATCGGGGCGATGGCGCTCTTCGGTGAGAAGTACGGCGAGGAGGTGCGGGTCGTCGAGGTGGGTGACTACGCCCGGGAGTTGTGCGGCGGCACGCACGTGGCCCGGTCGGCCCAGCTCGGCCTCGTGAAGATCCTCTCGGAGTCGTCGATCGGGTCCGGCGTCCGCCGGGTCGAGGCGCTGGTC
The nucleotide sequence above comes from Micromonospora luteifusca. Encoded proteins:
- the alaS gene encoding alanine--tRNA ligase, with product MKTAEIKRRYLAHFEANGHAVVPSAPLPAISDPNLLFVNAGMVQFVPYFLGQQTAPYQRAVSVQKCIRTPDIDEVGKTSRHGTFFQMNGNFSFGDYFKAGAIPLAWELSTKPIAEGGYGLDPERIWPTVYLDDDEAYEIWRSVGVPAERIVRRGKADNFWSMGIPGPCGPSSELFYDRGPEYGREGGPAVDEDRYMEYWNLVFMQFERGPGTTKEDYPILGDLPAKNIDTGMGLERMASILQGVDNLYEIDEVRPILARAAELTGKRYGAHSGHVASESHPDDVRLRVIADHVRTALMLIGDGVTPSNEGRGYVLRRIMRRAIRSIRLLGWQDRALPELLPVARDCMAPSYPELATDFDRIADYAYAEEEAFLSTLRAGTTILDTAIAETRTAGGSALSGAKAFQLHDTYGFPIDLTLEIAAEQGLAVDDEGFRRLMADQRTRAKADAQARKTGHVDLSSYRSVLDSGGPVTFTGYSEVARESTVRALLGADGPRQAATEGDTIELVLDTTPFYAEGGGQQPDQGMITVGGGQVEVLDVQQPVPGLIVHRARVIRGEVRAGETGYAEIDTTRRRAISRSHTATHLVHQTMRNFLGESATQAGSLNAPGRLRFDFNTPTGVSPTVLRDVEQQVNEVLLADLEVHAFITSLDEARRIGAMALFGEKYGEEVRVVEVGDYARELCGGTHVARSAQLGLVKILSESSIGSGVRRVEALVGMDAFGFLAREHLLVSRLAELYRVPNDQVADRVEQTVTQLRDAEKELEKLRAQLVLGGAAALAAQAKDVRGVAYVGTEAPEGAAGNDVRTLAQEIRGKIDPARPAVVAVAARSNGKASLVVAVNAAARGQGLAASDLVKAAFSGRGGGSPDLAQGGGLPAAEAPNLLLTVEKAITEA